The Fulvivirga maritima genome segment TGCCAGGGTACGTTTCAGACCTATCCTCATGACATCATTTGCCTTTATCGCAGGACTTATTCCTTTGATATTAGCTCACGGAGCAGGAGCCATTGGTAACCACACTATCGGTTCATCAGCCCTGGGAGGTATGCTTTTCGGAACCATATTCGGGGTAATAATAATACCCGGCCTATATGTAATATTCGGAAAAATAGCCTCTGGTCGTAAGCTGATAAAAGATGAAGATGATAATCCATTAACAGAAGACTATGTACACCATAAATAAGAAAAGAATATATAAATACATAGGAGTTACGTGCATAGCACTTTCGTTTGCGGCATGTAAAACTCCCACGGCAATAGAGAAAACGGCCAATATGGAACCCCCTGCGAGTTATAATGACTCGCAAGATTCTACTAACGTGGCCTCCATAGAATGGGAAGAATACTTCTCTGATCCTTACTTAAAAGCACTTATTGACTCGGCTTTAAGTAATAATCAGGAGCTCAACATCACTTTACAGGAAATTAATATTGCTAAAAATGAAGTGAGAGCCAGAAAAGGAGAATACTTACCCTTTTTAGGCGTAAGAGCAGGAGCTGAACTAGAAAAAGTAGGTAGATACACCAGCCAAGGAGCTAATGATGCTACTACTGACATAAAACCAGGAGTAGAAACACCTGACCCTCTAGGAGATTTAGCCATAGAGGCTGTGGCTAACTGGGAGGTCGACATCTGGAAGAAGCTTCGCAATGCCAAGAAATCTGCACTTATGCGCTACTTATCTAGCATAGAAGGTAAAAACTTTATGGTGACTAACCTTATTGCAGAAATAGCCAACTCTTACTATGAACTGCTGGCGCTAGATAATCAGTTAGCCATAGTACAGAGGAATATTAATATCCAGAGCAATGCACTGGGCATAGTAAAAATGCAAAAAAAGGCAGGTAGAGCTACCGAGCTGGCCGTAAGAAAGTTTGAAGCAGAAGTATTTCATACCAGAAGCCTTCAGTATGATATTCAGCAAAAAATAGTAGAAGCTGAAAACAAGATCAACTTCCTGGTAGGCCGCTACCCGCAGCATGTAGAGCGTGATTATGAAGTGTTTAGTAATGATGATTTCATAAGAGAAAACATTGCCGCTGGTTTACCTGCTCAGCTATTAGCCAACAGGCCGGATATCAGAG includes the following:
- a CDS encoding TolC family protein, whose protein sequence is MNKKRIYKYIGVTCIALSFAACKTPTAIEKTANMEPPASYNDSQDSTNVASIEWEEYFSDPYLKALIDSALSNNQELNITLQEINIAKNEVRARKGEYLPFLGVRAGAELEKVGRYTSQGANDATTDIKPGVETPDPLGDLAIEAVANWEVDIWKKLRNAKKSALMRYLSSIEGKNFMVTNLIAEIANSYYELLALDNQLAIVQRNINIQSNALGIVKMQKKAGRATELAVRKFEAEVFHTRSLQYDIQQKIVEAENKINFLVGRYPQHVERDYEVFSNDDFIRENIAAGLPAQLLANRPDIREAEKELAASKLDVKVAKARFYPSLGISAGVGYNAFNAKYLLTTPESLIYSVAGDLMAPLINRNEIKATYNSANAKQVQAVYNYEQTILNAYIEVANQMAKIDNLAKSYDLKSKEVDALTSSITISNNLFKSARADYMEVLMTQRDALESKFELVETKMQQKNAVVNIYRALGGGWK